From Sparus aurata chromosome 9, fSpaAur1.1, whole genome shotgun sequence, a single genomic window includes:
- the tra2b gene encoding transformer-2 protein homolog beta isoform X4, whose product MSDSGKGYGERESRSASRSVSPRDSGKSASRSPARSPARSKDGSRHSRSKSRSRSRSKSGSHSHRGSRRHYSRSRSRSRSYRRRSHSRSYSGERRRRSHSRSPMSNRRRHIGNRANPDPNCCLGVFGLSLYTTERDLREVFSKYGPLSDVSIVYDQQSRRSRGFAFVYFENKDDAKEAKERANGMELDGRRIRVDFSITKRPHTPTPGIYMGRPTYGGGGPSGPRRYSRDYDRGYDRGYDRGGYDRYDDRDYYRSYRRSPSPYYRGAYRSRSRSRSYSPRRY is encoded by the exons GAGTCTCGCTCTGCATCCAGGAGCGTGAGTCCACGGGACTCTGGGAAGTCAGCGAGCCGCTCCCCGGCTCGCTCGCCTGCCCGCTCAAAAGATGGCTCCCGTCACTCCCGCTCTAAATCTCGGTCTCGGTCCAGGTCAAAGTCTGG GTCCCATTCCCACCGCGGCTCACGCCGGCACTACAGCCGATCTCGGTCCCGCTCGAGGTCCTATCGTCGGCGATCTCACAGTAGGTCCTACAGTGGAGAGCGCCGGCGCAGGAGCCACAGCCGCTCACCCATGTCCAACCGCCGCAGGCACATTGGCAACCGG GCTAATCCAGACCCAAACTGTTGCCTGGGAGTGTTTGGCCTGAGCTTGTACACCACAGAGAGGGATCTGAGGGAAGTCTTTTCTAAATATGGCCCCCTGTCGGATGTCTCGATTGTGTATGACCAGCAGTCGAGGCGATCCAGGGGCTTCGCTTTCGTTTACTTTGAGAACAAAGATGACGCTAAAGAG GCAAAAGAACGAGCCAACGGCATGGAGCTGGACGGACGAAGGATCAGGGTGGACTTCTCCATCACAAAAAGACCTCACACCCCAACTCCTGGAATCTACATGGGCCGGCCCACGTA TGGCGGAGGCGGTCCCAGCGGTCCTCGACGCTATTCGCGCGACTACGACCGCGGATATGACCGCGGATACGACAGAGGCGGCTACGATCGCTATGATGACAGAGACTACTACAGATCATACAG GCGATCTCCTTCACCGTACTACCGAGGGGCTTACAGGTCTCGGTCCAGGTCACGATCCTATTCTCCCC gTCGTTACTGA
- the tra2b gene encoding transformer-2 protein homolog beta isoform X3: MSDSGKGYGERESRSASRSVSPRDSGKSASRSPARSPARSKDGSRHSRSKSRSRSRSKSGSHSHRGSRRHYSRSRSRSRSYRRRSHSRSYSGERRRRSHSRSPMSNRRRHIGNRANPDPNCCLGVFGLSLYTTERDLREVFSKYGPLSDVSIVYDQQSRRSRGFAFVYFENKDDAKEAKERANGMELDGRRIRVDFSITKRPHTPTPGIYMGRPTYGGGGPSGPRRYSRDYDRGYDRGYDRGGYDRYDDRDYYRSYRRRSPSPYYRGAYRSRSRSRSYSPRRY, from the exons GAGTCTCGCTCTGCATCCAGGAGCGTGAGTCCACGGGACTCTGGGAAGTCAGCGAGCCGCTCCCCGGCTCGCTCGCCTGCCCGCTCAAAAGATGGCTCCCGTCACTCCCGCTCTAAATCTCGGTCTCGGTCCAGGTCAAAGTCTGG GTCCCATTCCCACCGCGGCTCACGCCGGCACTACAGCCGATCTCGGTCCCGCTCGAGGTCCTATCGTCGGCGATCTCACAGTAGGTCCTACAGTGGAGAGCGCCGGCGCAGGAGCCACAGCCGCTCACCCATGTCCAACCGCCGCAGGCACATTGGCAACCGG GCTAATCCAGACCCAAACTGTTGCCTGGGAGTGTTTGGCCTGAGCTTGTACACCACAGAGAGGGATCTGAGGGAAGTCTTTTCTAAATATGGCCCCCTGTCGGATGTCTCGATTGTGTATGACCAGCAGTCGAGGCGATCCAGGGGCTTCGCTTTCGTTTACTTTGAGAACAAAGATGACGCTAAAGAG GCAAAAGAACGAGCCAACGGCATGGAGCTGGACGGACGAAGGATCAGGGTGGACTTCTCCATCACAAAAAGACCTCACACCCCAACTCCTGGAATCTACATGGGCCGGCCCACGTA TGGCGGAGGCGGTCCCAGCGGTCCTCGACGCTATTCGCGCGACTACGACCGCGGATATGACCGCGGATACGACAGAGGCGGCTACGATCGCTATGATGACAGAGACTACTACAGATCATACAG AAGGCGATCTCCTTCACCGTACTACCGAGGGGCTTACAGGTCTCGGTCCAGGTCACGATCCTATTCTCCCC gTCGTTACTGA
- the tra2b gene encoding transformer-2 protein homolog beta isoform X2, translated as MSDSGKGYGERESRSASRSVSPRDSGKSASRSPARSPARSKDGSRHSRSKSRSRSRSKSGSHSHRGSRRHYSRSRSRSRSYRRRSHSRSYSGERRRRSHSRSPMSNRRRHIGNRDSSNGLLRLQANPDPNCCLGVFGLSLYTTERDLREVFSKYGPLSDVSIVYDQQSRRSRGFAFVYFENKDDAKEAKERANGMELDGRRIRVDFSITKRPHTPTPGIYMGRPTYGGGGPSGPRRYSRDYDRGYDRGYDRGGYDRYDDRDYYRSYRRSPSPYYRGAYRSRSRSRSYSPRRY; from the exons GAGTCTCGCTCTGCATCCAGGAGCGTGAGTCCACGGGACTCTGGGAAGTCAGCGAGCCGCTCCCCGGCTCGCTCGCCTGCCCGCTCAAAAGATGGCTCCCGTCACTCCCGCTCTAAATCTCGGTCTCGGTCCAGGTCAAAGTCTGG GTCCCATTCCCACCGCGGCTCACGCCGGCACTACAGCCGATCTCGGTCCCGCTCGAGGTCCTATCGTCGGCGATCTCACAGTAGGTCCTACAGTGGAGAGCGCCGGCGCAGGAGCCACAGCCGCTCACCCATGTCCAACCGCCGCAGGCACATTGGCAACCGG GACTCTTCCAATGGTTTATTGCGTCTGCAGGCTAATCCAGACCCAAACTGTTGCCTGGGAGTGTTTGGCCTGAGCTTGTACACCACAGAGAGGGATCTGAGGGAAGTCTTTTCTAAATATGGCCCCCTGTCGGATGTCTCGATTGTGTATGACCAGCAGTCGAGGCGATCCAGGGGCTTCGCTTTCGTTTACTTTGAGAACAAAGATGACGCTAAAGAG GCAAAAGAACGAGCCAACGGCATGGAGCTGGACGGACGAAGGATCAGGGTGGACTTCTCCATCACAAAAAGACCTCACACCCCAACTCCTGGAATCTACATGGGCCGGCCCACGTA TGGCGGAGGCGGTCCCAGCGGTCCTCGACGCTATTCGCGCGACTACGACCGCGGATATGACCGCGGATACGACAGAGGCGGCTACGATCGCTATGATGACAGAGACTACTACAGATCATACAG GCGATCTCCTTCACCGTACTACCGAGGGGCTTACAGGTCTCGGTCCAGGTCACGATCCTATTCTCCCC gTCGTTACTGA
- the tra2b gene encoding transformer-2 protein homolog beta isoform X1: protein MSDSGKGYGERESRSASRSVSPRDSGKSASRSPARSPARSKDGSRHSRSKSRSRSRSKSGSHSHRGSRRHYSRSRSRSRSYRRRSHSRSYSGERRRRSHSRSPMSNRRRHIGNRDSSNGLLRLQANPDPNCCLGVFGLSLYTTERDLREVFSKYGPLSDVSIVYDQQSRRSRGFAFVYFENKDDAKEAKERANGMELDGRRIRVDFSITKRPHTPTPGIYMGRPTYGGGGPSGPRRYSRDYDRGYDRGYDRGGYDRYDDRDYYRSYRRRSPSPYYRGAYRSRSRSRSYSPRRY, encoded by the exons GAGTCTCGCTCTGCATCCAGGAGCGTGAGTCCACGGGACTCTGGGAAGTCAGCGAGCCGCTCCCCGGCTCGCTCGCCTGCCCGCTCAAAAGATGGCTCCCGTCACTCCCGCTCTAAATCTCGGTCTCGGTCCAGGTCAAAGTCTGG GTCCCATTCCCACCGCGGCTCACGCCGGCACTACAGCCGATCTCGGTCCCGCTCGAGGTCCTATCGTCGGCGATCTCACAGTAGGTCCTACAGTGGAGAGCGCCGGCGCAGGAGCCACAGCCGCTCACCCATGTCCAACCGCCGCAGGCACATTGGCAACCGG GACTCTTCCAATGGTTTATTGCGTCTGCAGGCTAATCCAGACCCAAACTGTTGCCTGGGAGTGTTTGGCCTGAGCTTGTACACCACAGAGAGGGATCTGAGGGAAGTCTTTTCTAAATATGGCCCCCTGTCGGATGTCTCGATTGTGTATGACCAGCAGTCGAGGCGATCCAGGGGCTTCGCTTTCGTTTACTTTGAGAACAAAGATGACGCTAAAGAG GCAAAAGAACGAGCCAACGGCATGGAGCTGGACGGACGAAGGATCAGGGTGGACTTCTCCATCACAAAAAGACCTCACACCCCAACTCCTGGAATCTACATGGGCCGGCCCACGTA TGGCGGAGGCGGTCCCAGCGGTCCTCGACGCTATTCGCGCGACTACGACCGCGGATATGACCGCGGATACGACAGAGGCGGCTACGATCGCTATGATGACAGAGACTACTACAGATCATACAG AAGGCGATCTCCTTCACCGTACTACCGAGGGGCTTACAGGTCTCGGTCCAGGTCACGATCCTATTCTCCCC gTCGTTACTGA